The Aeoliella mucimassa genome includes the window AGCACGTTGCACACGAACGACGCGCCGAGCACGATTACCCGCCTGAAAGACATGGGGGTGCCGACCTTCTTGATCACCGCCACGGTCGAGGCGATCCTCGCCCAGCGGTTGGTGCGTCGGGTCTGCAAGAACTGCCGCGAAGAATACCATCCCCCTCAGGAGGTGCTCGACGACCTCGAGATCACCGCCGAAGAGATGAAGGGGCACAAGTTCTACCGAGGTAGCGGTTGCGAAGTTTGCAACAACACCGGCTACAAGGGCCGCGTTGGTTTGTTCGAGCTGATGATCATGAACAACGACCTTCGCGACCTGATCATGGAAAACTGTCAGACCGAAGAGCTGCGTCGAGCAGCCGAAAAGCATGGCATGGTTACCCTTCGCACGGCCGGCATGAATGCCGCGCTCGAAGGAATCACCACGCCGGAAGAAGTGATTCGCGAAACCATTATGGAAGCGTAATCGCAGGGGGCCCAAGCGGCACCCGTTTTACAAAACACCTAAGAGACTCGGTGCACTGATCGCACCCCACAACTAACTGCCGACCGCGTTTCCGAAGGAAACTTCACCATGCCTACATTCCAGTTTGAAGCGATGGACGCCACCGGCGCCGAGATCAAGGACGTGATCGAAGCGACCACCGAGGAAGAAGCGCAGGCTACCATCCGCCAGATGGGCTACTTCGTGACGAAGATTTCCGTCAAGAAGAGCCGCAAGAAGGAAGAAACCGGCACCGCCGCGAAGAAGAAGCGCGGCTTCGTGTTCGGCGGCGTGAGCAGCAAAGAACTCACTTCGTTCACGCGTCAGCTGTCGATTCTGCAGGACGCCGGCTTGCCGATTCTGCGGTCGCTCCGCATTCTCGCGACGCAGGCCAAGCCAGGGCGGTTGAAATACTCGCTCGAGGACACCTGCGACGAAATCGAGGCGGGTGCGACGCTTTCCGAAGCGATGTCGAAGAGCCCCAAGTGCTTCAATCGCTTGTACGTCAACATGATTAAAGCGGGCGAAGCGGGTGGTGCGTTGGAACTCATTCTCCAACGTCTGGCCGACTTCCAGGAACGGGCCGAATCGCTCAAACGAAAAGTCCGCGGTGCCATGATGTACCCGGTGTTCGTGGTAGGTATCGCGGTGCTGATCTTGACGTTCATCATGATCAAGATCGTGCCGGAGTTCCGTAAGATTTTCACCGAGTTCGACCTGGAACTTCCCTACATGACCGAGCTATTGGTCTGGATGTCGGACATGACCATGCAGTTCTGGTTCCTAATTCCGTTGATTCCCACCAGTATCTGGCTGTTCGTCATGCTGGTGCGCAAGTTCAAAGCAGGCCGCATGGGCTGGGATCAGTACATCATCAAGGTGCCGATCTTTGGGCAGTTGTTCGAGAAGAACACGCTAGCTCGTACCGCCCGTACGCTTGGCACCCTGGTGGCCAGCGGTGTGCCGATTCTCGAAGCGTTGAACATCACTCGCGACACGGCCGGCAATGCAGTGTTCGAGCGGATGTATACCCGTATTAGCGAAGCGATTCGCGAAGGTGAATCGATTGCCAAGCCAATGAAGGAGAACAGCACGCCGGGCTTCCATCCGGTCGCCCTGTTCTTTTGGGTGACCTCGCTTCCAGTGATCGGGGCGCTAATTTACCTGCTGAAATACAAGCAGCGCATCGTCGACGACATCGTGGTGAACATGGTCGACGTCGGCGAAGAGACAGGTGAACTCGACACAATGCTTTATAAAGTGGCCGACGTGTACGACGAAGAAGTCGCGGTACTTACCGACAGCTTGACCAAGCTCATGGAACCGCTGCTCATTTTGATTCTCGGTGGTATGGTCGGCTTTATCGTGATCGCCCTGTTCATTCCGCTGGTGAAGCTCATTGAAGGCTTGAGCGGTTAGTGCAAGTCGCTAGCCGACGCCATTGGTCCAACATTTAACATTCACTACTCACGTAGGAACAACGTGATGAACATGCAACAGACGTTAACAAGCGAAACACGCCAAGCGACTCGGCCTGGCTTTACGCTGGTGGAGCTACTGGTGGTGATCGCCATTATCGGCACCCTGGCCGCCCTGCTCACCGTCGCGGTCGTGTCCGCGCTGCGAGCCGCCCGCGAAGCAGCCGTCCAAACGGACTGCACCCAATTGGCCCAAGGGTTTGACGATTATACCAACACTACTTCGGGCGGTTCGTATCCCCCCAACCTCTCGAACCAGCCTGCTGCAAACGCAACGGCCGAGCTTTCCCGCCATCTGAATAAGGCGTTTAGCTCGAACCGTGAGAACGCCACGCTGATTCAGGTGCTTGCCACTGGGGTAAGCAGTGGTCAATACCAGATGAACAATAGTGGTGGTGTTGAGGTCGGCATCACTCCGCAGGAAGCGATTGTGTTCTGGTTAGGTGGATTCAGCAACGATCCGAAGTATCCCTTGAGTGGTCCCAGCGGCCCTTCGTTCCTGTCTAACGAAGGAGAAGACTTCGCCGCGCGCACTGGTTTTGATTTCAATCAACAGCAGTTGGGCCCCCTGGACGGCAATAACCAGTTCAGTGGGAGGTACATTACCTATCCTGATCCTCGCACTGGTGATACGCGGCGCATCAACCTGTGGGTGTATTTGCCCCGCAATCTATCGATGCCTTACGCGTACTTTGATGCCTCGCGACGGCCAACCTACGAACCTGCCTTTGGTGGGGTCGCCCCGATTAAGACGCTCAAGCTCAACGCGGCCGCGCGAACCGTAGCTAATCTGCAACTTGCGAACGAAGGGAAGTGCCAAATCCTCTCGGCTGGCCTCGACGATGCCTGGGGCAACCTGGCAACCAACGTTGCGGTGGACTGGACCAATGGCTCTGCGAGTGCTGACAGCGTGTTGCTGTACCCGGAGGGTCCTTGGACCGGCGAATTGGCCGACACCATTACAAACTTCTCCACGCAACGAACCCTTGAGGATTCGCAACCATGAGTTGGAAGTTGGATGAGAAAACCCGGAAGCAGCCATGGGAGCCTCAACGCTTAACCACAGCGGTGCGCGCCAGCCTTCCGTCTTCCTCCTTCCATGGTTCCTCGGTAGGACGGGCGGCGTTTACGCTGGTGGAATTGCTAGTCACCATCGTGATCATCGGTATCCTGGCAACCTTGTTGCTCGGCGTGGCCGCTCGGGCGGGCGAGAGTGCTCGTGAGGCCCGAACCAAGGCGCTCGTCACTCGGTTGCACACGTTGGTATCGCAACAATACGACAGCTACCGCGATCGCCGCGCGCCGGTCAGTAGAGCGATTCAATCCCAGCTCGACGACCAGGTCCGCCGCCGAAACATCACGTCTCAGCAGCGCGGGCTCGCGATGGCCGAGATGCGTTTGTACGCGATTCGCGAGCTGATGCTGATGGAAATGCCCGACCGCTGGAGCGACGTGCTGCTGAACTCGGTGGATGCAGTGAATGGCGCGAGCAACTTGAACTCGCCGCAGTATCTCGATCCACCCTCGGTGCCGCCCGCTTTTGGTGGAGCGACTCCGATTGTCGAAGCCTACCGCCGGCAGTATTTCAGCATGCTCAATGCAGGCGTTTCGAAAGAACTGATTAAGCAGAACCAAGGGGCCGAATGCTTGTACATGATGGTGATGATCGCCACGGCCGACGGCGAAGCCCGCTCGCTGTTCAGTGAGAAGAGCATCGGCGATACCGATGGCGATGGTGCCAAGGAGTTTGTCGATGGCTGGGGCAACCCGATTAGCTTTATCCGCTGGCCAGTCGGTTACGATTCGGATCGCCAGCTTAACGCACGCGATTTGGGCGACCCAACCGCCGCGACCTGGCTAAACGCCGCGGCCGCCGATCACGATCCGATGGATGCGTTCCGCGTCGAACCGCGAGCGTTTCGCGTGGTGCCGCTGATTTTCTCGGCTGGCCCCGACGAGCAGTACAACCTGTACTCCGCTCGCGATACCACAATTTGGCCCGATGCAACTCCGTCAGCTGGAACCTACGTGAGTACCGCTCACCTAAGTCCGTTTGAGACGGTGACTTCCTCGGCAGGTGACTTCTTCCTGGGGTCGCCGATGAACGAGGCGGGCAACGAAGTCGACCCGTACGGCGGGGCCGATAACATTACCAACCACAACATCTCAGGCGACTAGTATGAAACTGGATATGCGAAAGGCAAACGTTGCAGGCAAGGCCATCGTGGCCGGTGCATCCGCTGCGCCTGCTACGCACGGTCGCCGAGGTCGCGCAGCTGCTGGTTTGACCCTGGTCGAACTGCTGGTGGTGATTGTGATTCTCGCGACCCTGACCGCAGCCGCCTTGCCGGTGCTCACGCCGAGCACGACCGAGCGCCGCATCCGCGAAACCTCGCGGAGCTTGAATACGTTTATCGCCATGGTGCAAGCCCAGGCTATTCGCACCGGCCGTCCTTCGGGCATCGCCCTGAAACGTCTGTCGAGCGAAACCAACAATGCAAACGATCGTGGCGTCTGCATCGAGGTGGTACATGTCGAGCAACCTGCTCCCTATACCGGATTCGACGAGAACTCGCGGATGCGGGTCGCATTAACGCCCGATGCCAACAACGCGAACGTGTATCTCGACTTTGTTACGAAGGGCATCGCGAACAACGATAGCTTGCCCAATGGGTGGGATGCCGACCTTGTGCCGCAGGGAGTGTTGCGTGTTGGCGATGTGGTTGAGGTACTTGGCTCTCGATTCCGGATTGTTGGAACGCAAGTTGGTGCTGTTGATCCTATTAGCGGGTACTTAATGGGTAACGCCGGAAATACCACCGATCGACAAGTGCTGATTGCTCAGGTCATCAACAACACCGGTCAACTGCTGAATCCGGTTAGCGATAGTAATGGTGCTCCGATTTCGTCGGCTTATTTCATGGCCGGTGGTTTCATGGCCGGTGGCAACGCCCCCCCTTACTGGTCGGAGCCGGTGAAATACAAGATTCTTCGCCAGCCAACCCCCACCGCGCAGGCCCCTTATCAGTTGCCCAACGGCATCGCGATCGATCTGGAAGCCTCTGGAATCTTGGGTGGGCTGCCTTTCCATGTGAGCAATGGAAACGAACGCGATGCACTTATCAACGAAACGCCAGACGACACTCCGATTTATGTGATGTTCAATCCCGAAGGGAGCATTGAACGAGTACAGCAAAAGCGTGTGGTGAAAGCGAACGATACACTTCCCCTCTCGGTGCTCACTCGACCCACAAACAATGTCGCGTTGCTGGTGGGGCGTCGGGAGTTGATTCCCGCCGCGACGGGATTGAACCTGACCACAGGCACCGAGACCGAGATTGAACTCGAAAAAGCGAAGCTTAACTGGCTGAACACCGAGAGTCGTTGGATTGTGGTCGGCGCTCAGACTGGTAGTGTGGTGACCACGGAAAATGCCTTTGTGAATACGAAGACGTTGACGTACTACGACGCGGACCGTGATGGTGATACCGATGATCTCGATCAACGTATGATTCAGATTCAAGCCGCACAAGAATTCGCTCGCGAAATGAATCGCTCGGGCGGTAGCTAAACGCTTAACCAACAGACGGAAACCCCGGCAAGGCAAACCAAGAGAAGCTCGCAAAGCTACTCGGCCACGGTTTCTCGAACGTACACATTCTCAGGGGCAAACTGAGAAACGAGATAGAACGATGATTCAAACTTATTCTACTTCGATGCTCCACCCGCGGCCGAGCCGTGCGGGTGTGACCTTGGCCGAGGTGCTCATCTCGATGGCCATCTTGTCGATCGGGCTGTTAGGCGCGGCGGCCATGTTTCCGGTCGGTAGTTACTACATGCTCAAGGCCGATATCGCCGACAACGGGGCAGCCATCGCCCAGGCGGCGTTTGCCGAGCTGGTAGCCAAGGGGCAGCTGAGTCCCGAGAACTGGAGCTACTATAACGGAGAAACCAGCTGGTCGATGGGCAACTCGATGCGCAACTGGATGGCGACTGCCGATCGGTCGAATGAGAGTGTTTATCAGCGAAACCTAAACCGCGATCAGGGATTTGTGTACGTGATCGATCCCCTCGGCACCGCGGCCGGCATCCGTGATGGGCTTAATACGAATGGCTTGTTGATGGCTCCCTACGCGGCCGACGTTTCCGATCCAGTCAGTATTGCCGGTGGTGCTGGCGACAGAGATCGTTGGAAAGTATTCGAAGATCTCTGGCCGGTTAGGCGTTGCAGTTCGCTGTCGACCGCCATTAACGGGGTGCCGAACGAAGCCGCTGCCAGCCGTATGTTTAAAAGCGGCGACGACATGAACTTTGTGCCCAGCGACGAGGATGGAGCCACCGTGCAACGCATGCTAGGCGACTTCAACGGCGACGGTATCATCGACACCAACAGCGGCTCCGAAGCACCACTGGCTCGCGAATCGAAGGGGAATTACTCCTGGATTGCCATGGTGGCCCCCACGCAGAGCGATGCCCGTGAAGCGCTGGCCTTGAACCCCTCGGCTTACTATTACGATGTTTCGGTGGTCGTGTTTTACAAACGAGCACTGGGTAGCCTGCAGCTATCCGAGCGTCTGGTGGCCGGGCGAGTTGTTTCGACCGGCACCGGTGGCGGCGAACTGCTGCTCACTCAACTTCGGTCGGATGCCGCACAGACCACCGAGCCTTTTGCCGAACTGAAAGCAGGGCAGTGGATCATGGTCAGTGGTCCACATCCCTCAAGTACACCTGCTGAGCCATTGTTCTTTACGCAGTGGTATAAGGTGTTGGCCGTTGATGACACGCCGACTGGCAATGGATTTACCGATTCCAATCGGCAACGACTCGTCGGTTTGCGAGGACCCGATTGGCCGTGGGCTGCTGGCGCGGAGATTCGCGTCGGCTTGTTCCCGGGGGCTGTCGCGGTGCACACCAAGACCATGCGGATTGAATCGCTAGGCGAATACCAACGATAACCCAAGCCAGCTGTGGTTGGCGATTGGTGCCGCTATAGCACCCGTCTCCACGGCAGCCATTGCTTCAGATAACAACGATACCGATCAGATAACCTTTTTCCCGCTCGCGTTGGCAAGTCGCGATTCTGGGGAATCACGGAACGGAACAAGCAAGTATGTCTCTCTTACAACAACGACAATTAGAAGCTCGTCGCCAGCGTTTGTGGTTGCGGACTCGTCGCCGCGAACGTCGAGGCGTGTTGTTGATGGTGGTGCTTAGTGTTCTGGCCCTGTTTATGGTGCTAGGTACCGCGTTCTTGATTAGCAGCCGCTTTGCCGCGACTGGCAGTAAGGTGTCTGCGAAGCTGAACCGCACCGAGAACAACCCCACCGACCTGCTTGAGCGGGCGATGCTACAGGTGTTGCGCGATACGAACAACCCCAACTCCTCGATTCGCTACCATAGCTTGCTGCGCGACGTGTATGGTTCCGATGGTTTTACCGGACGGGTGTTTGTTCCCTCGAATTATGATCCCACCGATCCGTTCAGCCCGATTGCCAAATACGCAGCGGCAACAACCGGCAACGAACTAGGCCCGACTAGCGGGCAGTTGATCGACATCTTTGTGTTCGACAATCCCAACGTCAACGGTATGCTCGAAGCCGGCAACGTCATCAGTCTCGAGAGAAACGCTTGGGGACAGCCGGTCGACTATTCGCTGTCGACCCGCAAGGACTACTACGCTGGCTGTATCTTTACCATGCTCACCGGGCCGGCCGCGGGCCAGTCGGCGCGGATCGTGGATTACGAGTACGTCGGCATGAATCAAAACGTGCGCGCCGTGGTTGGCGGCATCCTGCCGGTCTACCGGATGCGAGTGATGATGTTCCCGCGGAGCGACGGTTCGGTGATGGCTGCGGGTACGAATCGGGATGTGGAGATTGCCGACTTGGTGGCCGATGCTGGCTCGCTGCAGGGCCATGCGTTCATGGTGAATGGTCGCCCTCATAACGGAACCGGTGCTGGCTACGACCGTCTGGCCGCCCGCGGCACCGCCCGCCTGGGAGCCGTAGAAACCCTGCTCGACAACAATGGCTCGCCGATTGATTTTCAGCAACTTGCGCTGATGCCAAACTTCCAGTACCACCCCATGGGTCGCGACCAGTTCGATCCCAGTTCCGGCGTGTCGCTGCTGGGCCATTTTGATGGGTCCAGTGGCTTTGTGCCGTTTGGCAATGCAAACTCCGGGCAAGATTTGTACCTTACTCCAGATGGGCCAGGTGGTAGCGACGAGTCGTACGACGCGGTCGACTATCAAAACGCCTTCCTGGCCTACATGCCGCTCACGCCGCGGGCGATGGCCAGTTACCTGAATACGACTCCAGAGGACAGTCCGATTCTCGATTCGGCAACCGCGCTCAACGTGTTTGTCAACAATGGCTCCACGGTTCGTTGGAATCACGAGAACACGGTCATCCCGTCGTTCCATCGCCCCGCGCTGATGAACTACTGGTACACGCGCCTGCTGAACTCATCGTGGACTTCTGGCAGAGGTACTTCGCCGAGCGATATCGCCTCCGCGATTGCCCATCCCTATGGATTGGACGCGATTCGAGAAGGTTCTACGAATGATACGGGCGACGATCCGGGGCTGTCGGTGGATGTCCGCGACTTGCTGGTCGGTATCAAGCGGCGCATCTCCATGCGTCCCATTCGGGAGGATCACCCCAGTTTCGATGGCACAAATCCTCAGTCCAATACTGCTTTCTGGGAACTCACCGGTCCCTGGGACGTCGATAACGACAACGATGGCATTGCCGACAGCATTTGGGTCGACCTCGGTGACCCGGTGAAAGAAACCGAAGATGGCCGGTTGTTCAAACCGCTCTACGCGTTCCTGGTGGTCGATCTCGACAATCGCTTGAACATGAACGTTCATGGCTCGGCCGATCACTTCGCGGCCACGAATTTCGATCCCATGCTTGCAGTCACTCGCAATGTGAAGGGGAACCTTGCCGGTGGCGATCAGGCATCGCTCGGTGTCGCTACACCAGTGTGGACTTCGAACCTGATGCCGGTTGGCATGGGGTGGGGGCCTGCTGATATTTCGCTGCGATCGATTCTCACATCGCTCAAGAAGCCGTACCGCAGTGGTTACACTCCGAGCTTTGGCGATCCCATGACCGACGACTACGCCAGCTTGCTGTTTGGCCGGTTCGCTAGCGATGCTCGGTCGGATGCGACTTGGGGCCGCAACGGTTCGATCAATCAAGTGATGGTCGCTACAGGAATGAATGCTGCCGACGCAGCGCAGAATATCAAGCCAGGCATGACCTTCGACATCACCACCTCTGGCGTGACCGAAGGGAACCGCGAACCACAGTTGCCATTCGACTTCCTCGGCTACCCCGTGGTCGATCGTCAGCGTGCGCAGAACCTATATGTCAGCACCGGCCTCCCAGCATTGCTGCCATATACCATGCCTTCGGCGTTTGCGACCTCGCCCGACCTACGTGGTCGTTACTCGACCGCAGTCGATTACATGGGGCAACCAGTTTACGAACCCGTTTACGACGGCGGTGGCACGTTCCTGCAACAACTGTTGCCCACGCTTGTGGATGACAGTCCTTACGAAACAAACACCTCGCCGGAAGGCCGCCGTGGCACCACGTATGAGTCGGCGATCTTGGGTTCTGCAACCCCGATTAACGACGACGCGCTGTTCGCTCCAGCCGAAATGGAGCGGATTCTTCGCTCGTACGATCCCGAAACCGGCACCGCGCCGAGCCGACTGTACGACATCGTCGAAGCGTTCGATCCTAACAAGTACGTGCTGACCGTCGCTGCGAACCCCTCGACTCCTACGGCCGAAGAAATGGCGATCGCCCAGAAGCTGACCGCCATCAATAGCCGTCAGGTGACGACCGAAAGCTACGAAGTGCCGGTGCCGGCCGACGTGGTGCCGAGCTACATCTCGGAACTTGGCCCCGATGGGGCTCCTGGTAACGCGGGGGTCGACGACGATCAGGCCGACTCCGATGGCGATGGTCAGGCGATCGACGATGTGGTTCCGTTCAATCCCAGTACCGGTCTTGGCGAAATTGGGTGGTGTCAGGTAGACCCCAACGATCCTCGCTTCCTCAGCGGTTGGTCCGACGACTTTGCGTCGCTCACGGGGAAGAGTGTCGCCGAAGCTCGACTGGTCGACGTGTTGTGGTATCGCATTCAACGCTACCGGGCGCGTAAGTTCCTGGTCGACGGGGCAACGCGACCTTACAACTGGAAAAATCCTCTGGCGATTACCATCCTGAACGATATCACCAAGCAATTGCTCCCACCCGAGGTGCTGGCTGGTTACAAGATGGACATCAATCGTCCGTTCGGCGATGGCCAGGATAACAATGGCAACGGTGTGGTCGACGAACCTCTGGAAGCCGGCGAACCTTGGTAC containing:
- a CDS encoding type II secretion system F family protein — translated: MPTFQFEAMDATGAEIKDVIEATTEEEAQATIRQMGYFVTKISVKKSRKKEETGTAAKKKRGFVFGGVSSKELTSFTRQLSILQDAGLPILRSLRILATQAKPGRLKYSLEDTCDEIEAGATLSEAMSKSPKCFNRLYVNMIKAGEAGGALELILQRLADFQERAESLKRKVRGAMMYPVFVVGIAVLILTFIMIKIVPEFRKIFTEFDLELPYMTELLVWMSDMTMQFWFLIPLIPTSIWLFVMLVRKFKAGRMGWDQYIIKVPIFGQLFEKNTLARTARTLGTLVASGVPILEALNITRDTAGNAVFERMYTRISEAIREGESIAKPMKENSTPGFHPVALFFWVTSLPVIGALIYLLKYKQRIVDDIVVNMVDVGEETGELDTMLYKVADVYDEEVAVLTDSLTKLMEPLLILILGGMVGFIVIALFIPLVKLIEGLSG
- a CDS encoding type II secretion system protein; the encoded protein is MNMQQTLTSETRQATRPGFTLVELLVVIAIIGTLAALLTVAVVSALRAAREAAVQTDCTQLAQGFDDYTNTTSGGSYPPNLSNQPAANATAELSRHLNKAFSSNRENATLIQVLATGVSSGQYQMNNSGGVEVGITPQEAIVFWLGGFSNDPKYPLSGPSGPSFLSNEGEDFAARTGFDFNQQQLGPLDGNNQFSGRYITYPDPRTGDTRRINLWVYLPRNLSMPYAYFDASRRPTYEPAFGGVAPIKTLKLNAAARTVANLQLANEGKCQILSAGLDDAWGNLATNVAVDWTNGSASADSVLLYPEGPWTGELADTITNFSTQRTLEDSQP
- a CDS encoding type II secretion system protein, whose protein sequence is MSWKLDEKTRKQPWEPQRLTTAVRASLPSSSFHGSSVGRAAFTLVELLVTIVIIGILATLLLGVAARAGESAREARTKALVTRLHTLVSQQYDSYRDRRAPVSRAIQSQLDDQVRRRNITSQQRGLAMAEMRLYAIRELMLMEMPDRWSDVLLNSVDAVNGASNLNSPQYLDPPSVPPAFGGATPIVEAYRRQYFSMLNAGVSKELIKQNQGAECLYMMVMIATADGEARSLFSEKSIGDTDGDGAKEFVDGWGNPISFIRWPVGYDSDRQLNARDLGDPTAATWLNAAAADHDPMDAFRVEPRAFRVVPLIFSAGPDEQYNLYSARDTTIWPDATPSAGTYVSTAHLSPFETVTSSAGDFFLGSPMNEAGNEVDPYGGADNITNHNISGD
- a CDS encoding pilus assembly FimT family protein, producing the protein MKLDMRKANVAGKAIVAGASAAPATHGRRGRAAAGLTLVELLVVIVILATLTAAALPVLTPSTTERRIRETSRSLNTFIAMVQAQAIRTGRPSGIALKRLSSETNNANDRGVCIEVVHVEQPAPYTGFDENSRMRVALTPDANNANVYLDFVTKGIANNDSLPNGWDADLVPQGVLRVGDVVEVLGSRFRIVGTQVGAVDPISGYLMGNAGNTTDRQVLIAQVINNTGQLLNPVSDSNGAPISSAYFMAGGFMAGGNAPPYWSEPVKYKILRQPTPTAQAPYQLPNGIAIDLEASGILGGLPFHVSNGNERDALINETPDDTPIYVMFNPEGSIERVQQKRVVKANDTLPLSVLTRPTNNVALLVGRRELIPAATGLNLTTGTETEIELEKAKLNWLNTESRWIVVGAQTGSVVTTENAFVNTKTLTYYDADRDGDTDDLDQRMIQIQAAQEFAREMNRSGGS
- a CDS encoding type IV pilus modification PilV family protein, with amino-acid sequence MIQTYSTSMLHPRPSRAGVTLAEVLISMAILSIGLLGAAAMFPVGSYYMLKADIADNGAAIAQAAFAELVAKGQLSPENWSYYNGETSWSMGNSMRNWMATADRSNESVYQRNLNRDQGFVYVIDPLGTAAGIRDGLNTNGLLMAPYAADVSDPVSIAGGAGDRDRWKVFEDLWPVRRCSSLSTAINGVPNEAAASRMFKSGDDMNFVPSDEDGATVQRMLGDFNGDGIIDTNSGSEAPLARESKGNYSWIAMVAPTQSDAREALALNPSAYYYDVSVVVFYKRALGSLQLSERLVAGRVVSTGTGGGELLLTQLRSDAAQTTEPFAELKAGQWIMVSGPHPSSTPAEPLFFTQWYKVLAVDDTPTGNGFTDSNRQRLVGLRGPDWPWAAGAEIRVGLFPGAVAVHTKTMRIESLGEYQR